In Acaryochloris marina S15, a single genomic region encodes these proteins:
- a CDS encoding YlqD family protein: protein MEIPADQLLLKRPITVKAVVTPLWKDEAQQQLQTQINQFDGQLQQLDNQVQQMIGELKKQTIQIIGAEGSTSEETQAQIQDIQMQANNRKSELLDQKNQVLQQLNQVQSLEMEQEVEQGQIDSFFYIKKGDHLIRRMQVEVLLRDGVVEDIRGEL from the coding sequence ATGGAAATTCCTGCTGATCAGCTTCTGTTGAAACGCCCCATTACCGTGAAAGCAGTTGTTACCCCTCTATGGAAAGATGAGGCTCAACAACAGCTCCAAACCCAAATCAATCAATTTGATGGTCAGCTTCAGCAACTTGATAACCAAGTTCAACAAATGATCGGCGAGTTGAAAAAGCAAACAATTCAAATTATTGGGGCTGAAGGTAGCACTTCAGAAGAAACCCAAGCTCAAATTCAAGATATCCAAATGCAAGCGAATAATCGCAAAAGTGAACTCCTAGATCAAAAAAATCAGGTTTTACAACAACTTAACCAAGTCCAATCCCTTGAGATGGAGCAAGAAGTTGAGCAAGGGCAGATCGATAGCTTTTTCTACATCAAGAAAGGAGATCACCTCATTCGCAGAATGCAGGTCGAAGTCTTACTAAGAGATGGTGTAGTTGAAGATATTCGAGGCGAACTCTAA
- a CDS encoding cyclic nucleotide-binding domain-containing protein, which produces MFSKTSPTVVNHLAFLRTTDFLQNIENEAFLECLAAEMEEQTFEENQAILHKGDRERLIFFIVEGKVKIHVDDIKMAELSRGAHFGDINLFDSQPASATVTTIQASQCLVLHQSKLQAALQKHSESKADLIASLYQRQQKIQTSTFQQNALQSWCTRVQTPSWAY; this is translated from the coding sequence ATGTTTTCCAAAACTAGCCCAACAGTGGTGAATCACTTAGCATTTCTCAGGACAACCGATTTCCTACAAAATATTGAGAATGAGGCTTTCTTAGAATGTTTAGCGGCAGAAATGGAAGAGCAAACTTTTGAGGAAAATCAAGCCATCCTCCATAAAGGGGATCGAGAAAGACTGATTTTCTTCATCGTTGAAGGGAAAGTCAAAATTCACGTAGATGACATCAAGATGGCTGAGCTTTCACGAGGAGCCCATTTTGGGGATATCAACCTATTTGATAGCCAGCCAGCCTCTGCAACTGTCACTACAATTCAAGCCAGCCAGTGTTTGGTTTTGCATCAATCTAAATTACAAGCTGCGTTACAAAAGCATTCGGAAAGTAAAGCCGACCTAATTGCAAGCCTCTATCAGCGACAGCAAAAAATTCAAACCTCAACCTTTCAACAAAATGCACTCCAAAGCTGGTGCACTAGAGTCCAAACCCCAAGTTGGGCATATTAA
- a CDS encoding RNA-binding protein: protein MSIYVGNLSYEASQDDVSAVFAEYGKVAKVHLPADRETGRKRGFGFVDMENDSEEEAAIAALDGAEWMGRQLKVNKARPRTPNPSW from the coding sequence ATGTCGATTTACGTTGGGAATTTATCCTACGAAGCTAGCCAAGATGACGTGTCTGCTGTTTTTGCAGAATATGGCAAAGTAGCGAAAGTTCACCTTCCCGCTGATCGGGAAACAGGCCGAAAACGCGGTTTTGGATTTGTGGATATGGAAAATGATTCAGAAGAAGAGGCTGCGATTGCAGCCTTGGATGGAGCTGAGTGGATGGGGCGCCAGTTGAAGGTCAATAAAGCTCGTCCTCGTACTCCCAACCCTTCTTGGTAG
- the ilvC gene encoding ketol-acid reductoisomerase — MARMYYDADANLDLLANKTVAIIGYGSQGHAHALNLKDSGVQVIVGLYEGSKSTAKAQEAGLTVKSVADAAKAADLIMILLPDEVQRTVYTQDIQPHLSADKVLAFAHGFNIHFAQVVPPKDVDVVMVAPKGPGHLVRRTYAQGQGVPCLFAVYQDATGQARDRAMAYAKGIGGTRAGILETTFREETETDLFGEQAVLCGGLTALIKAGFETLVEAGYQPELAYFECMHEVKLIVDLIVEGGLAKMRDSISNTAEYGDYTRGPRIVDDRTKAEMRRVLHEIQTGQFAKEFVLENMSGKAGFTATRRRESEHAIEEVGKDLRAMFSWTDKA; from the coding sequence ATGGCCCGCATGTATTACGATGCCGATGCCAATCTAGATTTATTGGCGAATAAAACCGTTGCCATCATTGGCTATGGCTCCCAAGGGCATGCCCATGCCTTAAACCTAAAAGATAGTGGTGTTCAGGTCATCGTGGGTTTATACGAAGGGAGCAAATCCACAGCTAAAGCCCAGGAAGCTGGACTAACTGTGAAGTCAGTTGCGGACGCTGCAAAAGCTGCTGACTTAATTATGATTTTGCTGCCTGATGAAGTCCAGAGAACCGTCTACACCCAAGATATTCAACCTCATTTGAGTGCAGATAAGGTGTTGGCATTTGCCCATGGTTTTAACATCCATTTTGCCCAGGTTGTCCCTCCAAAGGATGTTGATGTCGTTATGGTAGCTCCAAAGGGTCCTGGGCACCTAGTACGACGCACTTATGCTCAAGGGCAAGGCGTTCCCTGCTTGTTCGCTGTGTACCAAGATGCTACGGGTCAAGCACGAGATCGAGCTATGGCCTATGCCAAGGGAATTGGGGGAACCCGAGCAGGTATTCTCGAAACGACATTCCGAGAAGAAACAGAGACAGATCTATTCGGAGAGCAAGCTGTTCTGTGTGGTGGGTTGACCGCCTTAATTAAGGCAGGTTTTGAAACCTTAGTGGAAGCAGGATATCAGCCTGAATTGGCCTATTTCGAATGTATGCATGAAGTGAAGCTAATTGTGGATCTAATTGTGGAAGGCGGGCTAGCTAAGATGCGAGATAGCATCTCTAATACGGCTGAGTATGGAGACTACACCCGCGGACCTCGCATTGTTGATGATAGAACTAAGGCTGAAATGCGCCGAGTTCTGCATGAAATTCAAACGGGGCAGTTTGCCAAGGAATTCGTGCTAGAGAATATGTCTGGCAAAGCAGGATTTACAGCTACGCGCCGACGTGAGTCTGAACACGCGATTGAAGAAGTTGGCAAGGATTTACGAGCAATGTTCAGCTGGACAGATAAAGCATAA
- a CDS encoding long-chain fatty acid--CoA ligase: MSVGHPPQSSETVKLEYNQLQSISEIWPIAAQQFGEIVALRDPHVKPEVNLTYVELNRQVQRFAASLQALGVKPGDRVALFADNSSRWFIADQGSIMAGAVNVVRSSQASPEELVYILENSGATFLLVEDAATFSKLQPFLTKIPLKLVALLSDEEVSNNGQSQVLNFPQVFQEGTHGAVRAVPLDREHLATLIYTSGTSGKPKGVMLSHGNLLHIITAMPAAVQPEVGDRILSILPTWHSFGRLVDYYFLSQGCTQIYTSIRNLKGDLQTYKPHYMGSVPRLWESLYEGMQKKFRSEPATRQKLINTFFGISQKYILARRTQQGLNINNLNPSGLQRFSAQLQMIFLGPLHQLGDRIVYTKIRQAMGGQFKLSFSGGGSLAMHLETFFETVGIDVLVGYGLTETSPVLTSRRTGKNLRRSAGKPIPKTEIKIVDPQTRQTLPTGQQGLVIVRGPQVMQGYYQNPTATAKVIDQEGWFDTGDLGWLTPTQDLVLTGRAKDTIVLSNGENIEPQPLEDACARSSFIDQIMVVGQDQRSLGALIVPNLDALQQWTSDQNVSIQQPDTTLTPGNQVLTFSDQPIQDLFRQELTREVKNRPNYRPDERIGPFAFALEPFSIENGMLTQTLKVRRRVVMEHYRDMINGMFK; this comes from the coding sequence ATGTCTGTTGGCCATCCTCCACAATCCTCAGAAACGGTGAAGTTGGAATATAACCAGTTACAGTCTATTTCTGAAATATGGCCGATTGCCGCCCAGCAGTTTGGGGAAATTGTGGCACTTCGAGATCCCCATGTAAAGCCAGAAGTGAATCTCACCTATGTGGAATTAAACCGCCAAGTCCAACGGTTCGCAGCTAGTTTACAGGCCTTAGGAGTTAAACCTGGCGATCGGGTGGCTTTGTTTGCCGATAATAGTTCCCGCTGGTTTATCGCTGATCAAGGCAGCATTATGGCAGGGGCCGTCAATGTGGTCCGCAGTTCCCAGGCCAGCCCAGAGGAGCTTGTCTACATTCTAGAAAACAGTGGGGCCACTTTTCTACTGGTTGAGGATGCGGCAACATTCAGTAAATTGCAGCCATTCCTGACGAAAATCCCTTTAAAATTGGTGGCCTTGCTTTCGGATGAAGAAGTGTCAAACAACGGCCAATCTCAGGTATTGAACTTTCCCCAAGTGTTCCAAGAAGGAACTCACGGTGCCGTTCGTGCGGTTCCTTTGGATCGAGAACATTTAGCGACGCTGATCTATACATCTGGAACGAGTGGCAAACCCAAGGGAGTCATGCTGAGTCATGGCAACCTGCTCCACATCATTACGGCCATGCCTGCGGCGGTTCAGCCAGAAGTAGGCGATCGCATTCTCAGTATCCTCCCCACCTGGCATTCCTTCGGTCGCTTGGTAGACTACTACTTCCTGTCCCAAGGATGCACGCAAATCTATACCAGCATTCGAAACCTCAAAGGAGATCTGCAAACCTATAAACCCCACTATATGGGCAGTGTGCCGCGTTTATGGGAGTCTCTTTACGAAGGGATGCAGAAAAAATTTCGGAGTGAACCTGCCACTCGTCAAAAACTGATCAATACGTTTTTTGGGATCAGCCAGAAATATATTTTGGCCCGCCGGACTCAACAAGGACTCAACATTAACAATCTCAATCCGTCAGGGCTACAGCGGTTCTCGGCTCAACTGCAGATGATTTTCCTAGGTCCTTTGCATCAATTGGGCGATCGCATCGTCTATACCAAAATCAGACAGGCCATGGGCGGACAATTCAAGCTGTCCTTCAGCGGCGGCGGCTCCTTAGCCATGCACCTAGAGACCTTCTTTGAAACCGTCGGTATTGATGTACTCGTGGGCTATGGATTAACAGAAACCTCGCCCGTATTAACCTCTCGTCGGACAGGAAAAAATTTGCGCCGCTCAGCGGGTAAGCCCATTCCTAAAACAGAAATTAAAATTGTCGACCCGCAAACTCGTCAAACCTTACCCACAGGTCAACAAGGCCTCGTCATTGTCCGAGGACCTCAAGTTATGCAGGGCTACTACCAAAATCCGACAGCGACAGCAAAAGTGATTGATCAAGAAGGCTGGTTTGATACAGGGGATTTAGGCTGGTTGACGCCGACACAAGATCTGGTTCTGACCGGACGAGCCAAAGATACCATTGTGCTCTCCAACGGTGAAAATATTGAGCCGCAGCCTCTGGAAGACGCCTGTGCCCGCAGCTCATTCATTGATCAAATCATGGTGGTTGGGCAGGATCAACGCAGCCTAGGAGCCCTAATTGTTCCTAATCTCGATGCTCTGCAACAGTGGACCTCCGATCAAAATGTCTCCATTCAACAACCGGATACTACGCTCACTCCAGGGAACCAAGTCCTCACCTTTTCCGATCAACCCATACAAGATCTCTTTCGCCAGGAACTTACTCGAGAAGTCAAAAATCGTCCGAACTACCGCCCTGATGAGCGAATTGGTCCCTTTGCCTTTGCCTTAGAACCCTTTTCCATCGAAAATGGAATGCTTACGCAAACCCTAAAAGTTCGCCGTCGTGTTGTCATGGAGCATTACCGCGATATGATCAACGGAATGTTTAAATAG
- a CDS encoding pentapeptide repeat-containing protein, with protein MQKISTEDLLAKYDSGIRDFSHTDLSQINLFEAYLPDINLQGCDLTYANLAYATLSRANLIEANFYQAKLEKTWLDSVQLGDSQLQEASFIGTELAFAQLIRADLTHANLQNANLQQANLSAANLTGTNLSGANLERCNLSQSILIRSNFFRASFVDFSGTDIHPTTILPNGYPGISQ; from the coding sequence ATGCAAAAGATTAGTACTGAAGACTTACTCGCAAAATATGATTCAGGAATTAGAGATTTCAGTCATACAGATTTAAGTCAAATTAATTTATTTGAGGCGTATTTACCAGACATCAATCTCCAAGGTTGTGACTTAACCTACGCCAATCTAGCTTATGCAACCCTGAGTCGAGCTAATTTAATTGAAGCCAACTTTTACCAGGCAAAGTTAGAAAAGACCTGGCTGGACTCCGTTCAGTTAGGAGACTCCCAACTACAGGAGGCTTCATTCATCGGTACAGAATTAGCTTTTGCTCAACTCATCAGAGCTGATTTGACCCATGCTAATTTGCAAAATGCCAATTTACAACAAGCCAATCTCTCCGCAGCTAATCTTACTGGCACCAATCTGAGTGGGGCCAACTTAGAGAGGTGCAACTTATCACAATCTATCTTAATTCGCAGCAACTTTTTTCGCGCCAGTTTTGTTGATTTTAGTGGCACTGACATTCATCCCACGACCATCTTGCCCAATGGATATCCCGGTATTTCTCAGTGA
- a CDS encoding magnesium chelatase subunit H, with product MFTHVKSTIRHIVPKELQGRSLMKVVYVVLEPQYQSALTAAANAINNNHDSVAVELSGYLLEELRSPENYEAFEADIAEANIFIGSLIFIEDLADKVVAAVEPHRDRLDVAVVFPSMPQVMRLNKMGSFTMANLGQSQSAIAQFMRKRKEQSGASFQDGMLKLLRTLPKVLKYLPVDKAQDARNFMLSFQYWLGGSQDNLENFLLMLANKYVPELEDKVQFADPVTYLEMGVWHPLAMEMFADVKEYLNWFSSRRDIPDALKNGTAPTVGLILQRTHLVTGDDAHYVATVQELESLGARVIPVFASGLDFSKPVEEFFYETPGGETALVDAVVSLTGFALVGGPARQDHPKAVDALKKLNRPYMVALPLVFQTTEEWEESDLGLHPIQAALQIAIPELDGAIEPIILSGRDGVTGRAIALQDRIEMVAQRAMKWASLRRKTKVEKKLAITVFSFPPDKGNVGSAAYLDVFNSIYKVMEAMKKDGYTIEDMPENSEALMLEILHDAQAQYNSPELNIAHRMSVQEYESLTPYSKRLEESWGPPPGNLNSDGQNLLVFGKTYGNLFIGVQPTFGYEGDPMRLLFSRSASPHHGFAAYYSYLEKIFKADAVLHFGTHGSLEFMPGKQIGMSNECYPDTLIGNIPNLYYYAANNPSEATIAKRRSYANTISYLTPPAENAGLYKGLKELSELIASYQTLKESGRGIPIVNTIMDKARLVNLDQDINLPDQEAKDMTQEERDTIVGRVYIKLMEIESRLLPCGLHVIGKPPTAEEAIATLVNIASLDRGEDNILGLPRLIANSINRDLDEIFRNSDRGVLEDVDLLNTINETTRSAVAAIVHTQVDEEGRVSTVSPLNLFNFGRQEEPWVKALNEAGFPDLDQEALTPLVEYLEFCLNQVVADNELGALLQALEGEYILPGPGGDPIRNPDVLPTGKNIHALDPQSIPTEAAVQSAKVVVDRLLARQKQENNGEWPESIALVLWGTDNIKTYGESLAQVMWFVGVKPLPDSLGRVNKLELIPLEELGRPRVDVVVNCSGVFRDLFINQMALLDQAVKMAAEADEPLEMNFVRKHALKQAEDMGINLRQAATRIFSNASGSYAANVNLAVENSTWDEEAELQEMYLKRKSFAFSADSPGDMEQSRQILEASLKTVDATFQNLDSSEISLTDVSHYFDSDPTKVVSSLRDDKKKPNAYVADTTTANAQVRTLSETVRLDARTKLLNPKWYEGMLSHGYEGVRELSKRLVNTMGWSATAGAVDNWVYEDVNTTFIEDEEMRNRLKNLNPHSFRKVVSTLLEVNGRGYWETSEENLQMLRDLYQEVEDKIEGVE from the coding sequence ATGTTCACTCACGTCAAGTCCACCATTAGACATATTGTTCCCAAGGAGCTGCAGGGACGTTCCTTAATGAAGGTGGTCTATGTCGTGTTAGAGCCTCAGTATCAGAGTGCCCTGACGGCTGCTGCCAATGCCATTAACAATAATCATGACAGTGTTGCTGTAGAACTCAGTGGTTACCTGCTAGAGGAATTACGGTCACCAGAAAACTATGAAGCTTTTGAAGCCGACATAGCAGAAGCCAACATCTTCATCGGCTCATTGATTTTTATTGAAGACTTGGCTGATAAAGTCGTGGCTGCGGTTGAGCCTCATCGGGACCGTTTAGATGTAGCGGTGGTCTTCCCCTCCATGCCCCAGGTGATGCGCCTGAATAAAATGGGTAGCTTTACGATGGCGAATTTGGGGCAATCCCAAAGTGCGATCGCACAGTTCATGCGCAAGCGGAAAGAGCAGTCGGGTGCCTCGTTCCAGGACGGCATGCTGAAGCTGCTGCGCACCTTACCTAAAGTCCTTAAATATTTGCCCGTTGATAAAGCCCAGGATGCTCGCAACTTTATGCTGAGCTTTCAGTATTGGCTAGGCGGCTCTCAGGATAACTTGGAAAACTTCCTGCTGATGCTGGCCAACAAGTATGTGCCAGAGCTGGAAGACAAGGTCCAATTTGCGGATCCGGTCACCTATTTAGAGATGGGCGTTTGGCATCCCCTGGCCATGGAAATGTTTGCCGATGTTAAAGAATATCTCAACTGGTTTAGCTCCCGACGCGATATTCCTGATGCGCTCAAGAATGGGACTGCGCCGACAGTTGGCCTGATTCTCCAGCGGACTCACTTAGTAACGGGCGATGACGCTCACTATGTAGCCACGGTTCAGGAATTGGAATCTCTAGGCGCTCGGGTGATTCCGGTGTTTGCCAGTGGTTTGGACTTTTCCAAACCTGTGGAAGAGTTCTTTTATGAGACACCAGGTGGTGAGACTGCATTGGTAGATGCAGTTGTTTCCTTAACGGGCTTTGCCCTGGTGGGCGGTCCTGCCCGCCAAGATCATCCCAAAGCAGTAGACGCCCTCAAAAAGCTAAACCGCCCCTATATGGTGGCCTTGCCCCTAGTCTTCCAAACCACGGAAGAGTGGGAAGAAAGTGATTTAGGCTTGCACCCGATTCAAGCTGCCCTACAAATTGCTATTCCTGAACTGGATGGGGCGATTGAGCCAATTATTTTGTCAGGTCGAGATGGCGTTACCGGACGTGCGATCGCACTGCAAGACCGGATCGAAATGGTTGCCCAACGAGCCATGAAGTGGGCCTCCCTACGCCGGAAAACTAAAGTGGAGAAGAAGCTAGCGATTACGGTGTTCAGCTTCCCACCGGATAAAGGCAATGTGGGCTCCGCTGCCTACCTGGATGTGTTTAACTCCATCTATAAAGTGATGGAAGCCATGAAAAAGGATGGCTATACCATTGAGGATATGCCTGAGAATTCCGAAGCTTTGATGCTGGAAATCCTCCATGATGCCCAGGCCCAGTACAACAGCCCCGAACTGAACATTGCCCACCGCATGTCAGTGCAGGAATATGAATCCCTTACCCCCTACTCAAAACGCTTAGAAGAGTCTTGGGGTCCCCCTCCTGGCAACCTTAACAGCGATGGCCAAAATCTCCTGGTTTTCGGAAAAACCTACGGTAACCTATTCATTGGGGTTCAGCCCACCTTCGGTTATGAAGGTGACCCCATGCGCTTGCTGTTCTCCCGCTCCGCTAGTCCCCACCATGGATTCGCCGCCTACTATAGCTATCTAGAAAAGATCTTTAAGGCAGATGCCGTCCTTCATTTCGGCACCCATGGGTCTTTGGAATTTATGCCCGGTAAGCAGATCGGTATGTCCAACGAGTGTTACCCCGACACCTTAATCGGCAACATTCCCAACCTCTACTACTATGCCGCCAATAATCCGTCAGAAGCGACCATTGCCAAGCGCCGTAGCTATGCCAACACCATTAGCTACCTCACCCCTCCTGCAGAAAATGCAGGTCTTTATAAGGGCCTAAAAGAGCTCAGCGAACTGATTGCCTCTTATCAAACCCTCAAAGAAAGTGGTCGAGGCATTCCTATCGTTAACACGATTATGGATAAAGCCCGCTTGGTGAACCTAGATCAGGACATTAACCTGCCTGATCAAGAAGCCAAGGATATGACCCAAGAAGAGCGCGACACCATTGTCGGTCGGGTCTACATCAAACTGATGGAAATTGAGTCACGGCTCTTGCCCTGTGGTCTCCATGTGATTGGTAAGCCCCCCACGGCAGAGGAAGCCATTGCTACCCTCGTAAACATCGCTAGTCTCGATCGGGGTGAAGATAATATCTTGGGTCTCCCTCGTCTGATTGCCAATAGTATCAATCGCGACTTGGACGAAATTTTCCGCAATAGTGATCGGGGTGTCCTTGAAGATGTTGATCTCCTTAACACCATTAATGAGACGACACGGTCTGCCGTTGCTGCGATTGTCCACACCCAGGTTGATGAAGAAGGCCGAGTTTCCACGGTTTCTCCCTTGAATTTGTTTAACTTCGGTCGCCAAGAAGAACCTTGGGTAAAAGCCCTGAATGAAGCGGGCTTCCCAGATTTAGACCAAGAAGCTTTAACCCCTTTGGTGGAGTATTTGGAGTTCTGTCTCAATCAGGTGGTTGCGGATAATGAATTGGGTGCCTTACTCCAAGCCCTAGAAGGCGAATATATACTCCCCGGACCAGGGGGTGACCCGATTCGCAATCCAGATGTGTTGCCCACTGGCAAAAATATCCATGCCCTTGACCCCCAATCGATTCCCACGGAAGCAGCAGTTCAATCTGCAAAAGTCGTCGTTGACCGACTCTTAGCCCGTCAAAAGCAAGAAAATAACGGCGAATGGCCTGAGTCCATTGCCCTAGTCCTGTGGGGCACGGATAACATCAAGACCTATGGTGAGTCCTTGGCTCAAGTGATGTGGTTTGTGGGTGTGAAACCCCTACCAGATTCTTTAGGTCGGGTGAATAAGCTAGAACTCATTCCCTTGGAAGAACTGGGACGACCTCGCGTTGACGTAGTCGTTAATTGCTCAGGCGTGTTCCGTGATCTGTTTATCAACCAGATGGCTCTGTTAGACCAAGCAGTCAAGATGGCTGCTGAAGCGGATGAGCCCTTAGAGATGAACTTTGTCCGTAAGCATGCCCTTAAGCAAGCGGAAGATATGGGCATCAACCTGCGACAAGCTGCTACCCGAATCTTCTCCAATGCCTCCGGTTCCTATGCGGCCAATGTCAACTTGGCGGTAGAAAACAGCACCTGGGATGAGGAAGCTGAACTACAGGAGATGTATCTCAAACGGAAATCTTTTGCCTTCTCTGCCGACTCTCCTGGCGATATGGAGCAATCCCGACAAATTCTGGAAGCCTCTCTCAAAACAGTAGATGCCACATTCCAGAATCTTGACTCTTCTGAAATTAGCCTTACGGATGTGAGTCACTATTTTGACTCTGATCCAACCAAGGTGGTTTCCAGTCTACGGGACGACAAGAAAAAGCCCAATGCCTACGTTGCTGACACCACAACGGCCAATGCCCAAGTCCGAACCCTTTCGGAAACAGTCCGCCTGGATGCTCGCACCAAGCTCCTTAACCCTAAGTGGTATGAGGGAATGCTCAGCCACGGTTATGAAGGTGTACGGGAGCTGTCTAAGCGCCTAGTGAATACCATGGGCTGGTCGGCCACGGCAGGTGCAGTAGATAACTGGGTTTATGAAGACGTGAACACCACCTTCATCGAAGATGAAGAGATGCGGAATCGTCTCAAGAATCTCAATCCCCATTCTTTCCGCAAGGTGGTGAGCACATTGCTAGAAGTGAATGGTCGAGGGTACTGGGAAACCAGTGAAGAAAATCTGCAAATGCTTCGTGATCTCTATCAAGAAGTTGAAGACAAGATTGAAGGTGTTGAATAG
- the mnmA gene encoding tRNA 2-thiouridine(34) synthase MnmA, which produces MKKVVVGLSGGVDSSVAAASLKEKGYEVIGLTLWLMQGKGQCCSDGLVDAAQLCEDLNIPHHVVDSRDLFSSHIIDYLVEGYQQGITPLPCSQCNKTVKFGPMLNYARHELNTDTIATGHYARIAYSEKDKRYQLLRAVDRNKDQSYFLYDLDQDLLSGTVFPLGEHTKTETRRMATQLDLHTAEKPESQDLCLIEAHGSMQTFLDQYIQTHPGEIVDQEGNILGHHQGIHHFTIGQRKGIGVAAPRPLYVVDLDPGKNQVIVGDRETALRTECMVKRVNWVSIAPPQNPIHAEVQVRYRSKPTGVTIVPLEADAQGSRVKLVFETPQFGIAPGQAAVWYDQEILLGGGIIEAFS; this is translated from the coding sequence ATGAAGAAAGTTGTTGTTGGTCTCTCTGGAGGAGTGGATAGCTCCGTTGCAGCAGCGAGTCTCAAAGAAAAAGGGTATGAAGTAATTGGTCTTACCTTATGGTTAATGCAAGGAAAAGGGCAATGCTGTTCTGATGGTCTAGTGGATGCTGCCCAACTTTGCGAGGATTTAAATATTCCTCATCACGTGGTGGACAGTCGAGACCTGTTTTCCAGTCATATTATTGACTATCTAGTAGAAGGATATCAGCAGGGAATTACCCCTTTACCCTGCTCACAATGCAATAAAACCGTTAAGTTTGGCCCCATGTTGAACTATGCCCGCCATGAGCTCAACACAGATACGATTGCCACAGGCCATTACGCTCGGATTGCATACAGTGAAAAGGACAAACGCTATCAGCTTCTACGGGCAGTGGATCGGAACAAAGATCAATCTTATTTTCTCTACGATTTAGATCAAGATTTGCTGAGCGGCACAGTTTTTCCATTGGGAGAACATACGAAAACTGAAACCCGCCGTATGGCGACTCAGCTTGATCTTCATACAGCCGAGAAACCTGAAAGCCAGGATTTGTGCTTAATTGAGGCTCATGGGTCGATGCAAACTTTTTTGGATCAATATATTCAGACTCATCCAGGAGAAATCGTAGACCAAGAGGGGAATATTCTAGGACATCATCAGGGGATTCATCATTTTACGATTGGTCAACGGAAAGGGATTGGTGTTGCAGCTCCTCGTCCTTTATATGTGGTGGATTTAGATCCAGGCAAGAATCAAGTCATTGTCGGTGATCGAGAGACTGCTCTTCGGACTGAATGTATGGTGAAACGAGTCAATTGGGTTTCGATTGCCCCTCCCCAAAATCCTATTCATGCTGAGGTCCAGGTCCGCTACCGCTCGAAGCCAACAGGCGTTACTATCGTTCCCTTGGAAGCAGATGCACAGGGTAGCCGAGTGAAGTTGGTTTTTGAGACCCCCCAATTTGGTATTGCACCAGGCCAAGCTGCGGTTTGGTATGACCAGGAAATCCTGTTGGGTGGAGGAATTATTGAGGCTTTTTCTTAA
- a CDS encoding GDSL-type esterase/lipase family protein: protein MHSLSASPQLQQPTPKFPVPLKLVALGDSLVYGYGDPEGGGWVERLRRQWMYPDNAGHILYNLGVRGDTIKHVARRLESEFRYRGELRHQVPDRIILSVGVNDSARLGRLNGRCFTPFPDFQNQLAELLDRAIELCPVLFVGMVPVNEQAMPFLDAFYYNHADQHLYNEATRLACHERQIPFLDLFDIWQQRGANWCDPQMGADGLHPNPQGYQSLLMDICNWQPMQALMQSGTA, encoded by the coding sequence ATGCATAGTCTTTCTGCATCTCCCCAACTCCAACAGCCTACACCTAAATTCCCAGTCCCTTTAAAGCTTGTGGCTTTAGGGGATAGCTTGGTCTATGGGTATGGCGATCCTGAAGGAGGAGGATGGGTCGAGCGACTCCGACGACAGTGGATGTATCCCGATAATGCAGGCCATATCCTCTATAACTTAGGGGTGCGTGGAGATACCATTAAGCACGTTGCTCGGCGACTAGAAAGTGAATTTCGGTATCGAGGGGAACTGCGACATCAGGTCCCGGATCGAATCATTTTATCGGTTGGGGTGAATGATTCTGCTCGCCTTGGACGGCTCAATGGTCGGTGCTTTACGCCGTTTCCAGACTTTCAAAATCAATTGGCGGAACTGCTCGATCGCGCAATTGAACTTTGCCCCGTATTGTTTGTCGGCATGGTGCCTGTAAACGAACAGGCCATGCCTTTCTTAGATGCCTTTTATTACAACCACGCGGATCAGCATCTTTATAATGAAGCCACTCGGCTGGCATGCCATGAGCGGCAGATTCCTTTCCTAGATCTGTTTGATATCTGGCAACAAAGAGGAGCAAACTGGTGTGATCCACAGATGGGAGCTGATGGCTTGCATCCGAATCCTCAAGGATATCAATCTCTATTAATGGATATTTGCAACTGGCAACCGATGCAAGCTTTAATGCAGTCCGGTACGGCTTAA
- the rpsU gene encoding 30S ribosomal protein S21 codes for MVQVVLGEDEGIESALRRFKRQVSKAGILADVKRRRHFETPLEKKKRKRIATRRKRRFR; via the coding sequence GTGGTTCAGGTGGTTTTAGGTGAAGACGAAGGTATTGAATCTGCATTGCGTCGATTTAAGCGTCAAGTCTCAAAGGCCGGGATTTTGGCAGATGTAAAACGTCGACGCCATTTTGAGACCCCCTTAGAGAAGAAGAAGCGTAAGCGCATTGCTACTCGTCGTAAGCGTCGTTTTCGCTAG